A single region of the Cucumis melo cultivar AY chromosome 3, USDA_Cmelo_AY_1.0, whole genome shotgun sequence genome encodes:
- the LOC103485528 gene encoding uncharacterized protein At2g39795, mitochondrial — MALASIIRKSASSLCPLAGRLFRGQRLYATSIFNSFNTHRPLFRPSVTSFRDFSSSNRSSSDESLLRVIDSEIQCATETDDHDRVEEVPEGFPFEIQDHPGLQTVTLKRTYQDEVIVVEVHMPDLVTGQNANDNDEDDEEDDSKANQSCIPLVVSVSKKTGPSLEFSCSAYPDEISIDSLVVKNPEHSDDQIAYEGPDFHDLDENLQKAFHRYLEIRGIKPSTTNFLHEYMINKDSREYLTWLTKLKSFVEA; from the exons ATGGCTCTTGCATCCATTATCAGAAAATCCGCCTCCTCTCTCTGCCCCTTAGCCGGTCGTCTCTTTCGGGGCCAACGACTTTACGCTACTTCTATTttcaattccttcaacaccCACCGCCCGCTTTTCCGTCCCTCGGTCACTTCTTTTCGAGATTTTTCCTCTTCAAATCGCTCAAGTTCCGATGAGTCTCTCCTTCGAGTCATTGACTCCGAGATCCAATGCGCCACCGAAACTGACGATCACGATCGG GTTGAAGAGGTGCCCGAAGGATTCCCATTTGAGATTCAAGATCACCCCGGCTTGCAAACTGTAACTTTGAAAAGAACATATCAGGATGAAGTCATTGTTGTTGAAGTTCACATGCCTGATCTAGTTACTGGTCAGAATGCTAATGACAATGACGAGGACGACGAGGAGGATGATAGTAAGGCAAATCAGTCTTGTATCCCTTTGGTTGTTAGTGTCTCTAAGAAAACTGGGCCTTCCCTAGAGTTTAGTTGCAGCGCTTACCCTGATGAGATTTCCATAGACAGCTTGGTTGTTAAAAATCCAGAGCATTCTGACGATCAAATTGCCTATGAAGGCCCTGACTTCCA tGATTTGGATGAGAATCTTCAGAAGGCCTTCCATAGGTATTTGGAGATTAGAGGTATTAAACCGAGCACAACGAACTTCTTGCATGAGTACATGATCAACAAAGACAGCAGAGAGTATTTGACGTGGCTGACCAAACTCAAGAGCTTTGTTGAAGCATAA